The sequence below is a genomic window from uncultured Stenotrophomonas sp..
ATCGTGGAAGACGAGAGAAAGAAATACACGGACAAGATTCTTGGCGACATTTCCACCCGTGTTGGCGAACTTTATGAAGCCATCCACCCCGGTGAGGGATTGAACAAGATCGTATTGGCACTGGATGCAGCCAAGCGCGGCTCACTTGATATCGCGACAGAGTTTGGCGGAAAATCCAACGCGCCGCCGCAGGCTTATTTCAGTGATTCGCATTTGGATACCTTAGGCTTGTGCGTGTTCCTGGCATTGGCGGAACGTGAGGCACCTGAGATGAAGATTCTGGTGCTGGACGATGTGCTTGGCAGCGTGGACGAGCCGCATGTTGAGCGAGTGATTGGCCTGATTTACGAGATCACTCAGAAGTTCCAGCACGCTATCGTTACTACGCACTATCGCCCTTGGCGCGAAAAGTTCCGTTGGGGGCTGCTGAAACCGGATCAAGTCTGCCAGTTCGTTGAACTGAAGGATTGGTCATTCGGCGATGGCATTGTGCTGACGGGTTCCGTCCCGGAAATTATTCGCTTGAAGGCGCTTCTGGCCGACCCGAATCCAGACGTGCAATCCATTACTGCCAAGGCAGGCGTCATTCTGGAAGCAATTCTTGATTTTTTGACCTTGAAGTACAGCTGTGCCGTTCCCAGAAATCCTCGAAATGCCTATGTGCTTAATGAATTGCTAAGTGCCGTGAACGGAAAATTGCTTGATGCATTGAGAGTTGAGTCCGTAGGTATGGATGGATCTGGCAATCAGATTGTCACGACTTTCACCATCAAGCCAACATTCGATGAAATCAAGGCTATCGCACAGGCAAGGAACGTCTTGGGTGCGCATTTCAATGAGCTTTCTTTTGAGCTGTACCCAAACGATGGAATACGATTTGCCCGATTGGTCGAACAGCTATCGGATGCATTGATCTGCCCCGATCACGGCTGGCCGACTAAAGACACGGGCAGTTATTGGAAAAATGGCGGAGATACACGCCGTCTTCATCCGCTGAAGAAGCCGAGCTAAGAACTGATGAGCAATGGCAAGCAAAAACTCGAACTTACCTGGGTCGGCAAGGACAAGCGCCCCAAGCTGGAACCGCGCATTCTGCTGGAGGATTCGTCGCTGTCCCATCACGCCGCGCATCGTGTGACGGAGGGCGACATCTTCGACAACCGGCTGATCTTCGGGGACAACCTGTTGGCGTTGAAGGCGCTGGAGCAGGAGTTTGCTGGCAAGGTGAAGTGCGTTTTCATTGATCCGCCGTACAACACGGGTAGCGCGTTCACGCATTACGACGATGGGCTGGAGCATTCGATCTGGCTGGGGTTGATGCGTGACCGTCTGGAAATCATCAGGCGGTTGCTGTCGGACGATGGCTCGTTGTGGATCACGATTGATGACAATGAGGCGCACTATCTGAAAGTGTTGTGCGATGAAATTTTTGGGCGCCTTTGCTTTATTGCTGACATAGCGTGGAAGCGTCGAGATGGGGCACCGAATGATCGCAAGATTGGCTCAACCTATGATCACGTTCTTGTTTATGCAAAAACTCGCAATGGCTCCGCAAAGAAAACCGTAGCCGAAGATTCTTTCAATTTAATGGAGCGAACTGAAAAGGCGAATTCACAATATCAAGCTTATGATGAGCCGTTTGGCATAGACCCGCGCGGCCCATTCCGCAAAGTGGACAGCACAGGTAACGCCAAAGGTGGACGGTATGTCGAAAGCCTGTTCTATGCTGTAAAAAATCCATTCACGGGCGAGGAAGTGTGGCCACGCAAGGGGCGCTGCTGGGTTTATAAGAAAGAAGAAATGGAGGCAATGATCGAAGATCGGCGTTTTTTCTGGGGAAAAGATGGGAAAGCATCAACGCCAATGCGAAAGCTTTTCAAATCAGAAGCAAAACCCGGCATGTCCTCGCCTACCATTTGGGATGATGTCGGCTTGAATCAACATGCAGCACGCGAAATCGAATTGCTATTCGGAGAAAAAGCGTCATTTGAAACGCCGAAGCCAGAAGGACTGATGCGGCGCATCGTTCATATGGCAACCAACCCCGGCGATCTCGTCTTGGATTCCTTCGCCGGCTCCGGCACCACTGGCGCAGTCGCTCACAAAATGGGCCGCCGCTGGATCATGGTCGAGCTGGGTGAACACATCCACACGCACATCATCCCGCGCCTTAAAAAAGTGATTGACGGGCAGGACAAGGGCGGCGTGACCGAAAGCACCGGCTGGCAAGGTGGCGGCG
It includes:
- a CDS encoding Adenine specific dna methylase mod — encoded protein: MSNGKQKLELTWVGKDKRPKLEPRILLEDSSLSHHAAHRVTEGDIFDNRLIFGDNLLALKALEQEFAGKVKCVFIDPPYNTGSAFTHYDDGLEHSIWLGLMRDRLEIIRRLLSDDGSLWITIDDNEAHYLKVLCDEIFGRLCFIADIAWKRRDGAPNDRKIGSTYDHVLVYAKTRNGSAKKTVAEDSFNLMERTEKANSQYQAYDEPFGIDPRGPFRKVDSTGNAKGGRYVESLFYAVKNPFTGEEVWPRKGRCWVYKKEEMEAMIEDRRFFWGKDGKASTPMRKLFKSEAKPGMSSPTIWDDVGLNQHAAREIELLFGEKASFETPKPEGLMRRIVHMATNPGDLVLDSFAGSGTTGAVAHKMGRRWIMVELGEHIHTHIIPRLKKVIDGQDKGGVTESTGWQGGGGFRYYKLAPSLIVNDRWGNPVINPDYNATQLAEALCKLEGFTYAPSETRWWQHGHSSEHDFLYVTTQNLSAEQLQALSDDVGSDNSLLIMCSAFHGVSAAKAVERWPNLTVKKIPKAVLAHCEWGHDDYSLNVANLPVAQPEAPLLKPSLSGGKAQKAKAASGPDLFGNEEDA